The nucleotide sequence GATCTCGATGAGGAGCAGCTCAACCAGATCCTCAACGTCATCACCGAAAAGAAGTGGGTGGTTGAGGGCGATCTGCGTCGTGAGATCACGGGCAATTTGAAGCGCCTGCAAGCCGTCGGTTGCTACCGCGGCATCCGCCACCGTCGCAGCCTCCCGGTTCGCGGTCAGCGCACCAAGACCAACAGCCGCACCCGCAAGGGCCCGCGTAGCACCGTTGGCGTAACCAAGAAATAATCGATA is from Synoicihabitans lomoniglobus and encodes:
- the rpsM gene encoding 30S ribosomal protein S13 yields the protein MPRLLGVDIPAKKKLSYALRYIYGIGPQRADFIVQSTGLDPDMRANDLDEEQLNQILNVITEKKWVVEGDLRREITGNLKRLQAVGCYRGIRHRRSLPVRGQRTKTNSRTRKGPRSTVGVTKK